In one Pirellulales bacterium genomic region, the following are encoded:
- a CDS encoding S1 RNA-binding domain-containing protein → MVTALETTTAAAPATDTPVVEPQAPESQATAQPELAPKPMQLTPGKTVRKLERPLRPEEKVAVPNLRAELPPELADELEASLGGMSIDELIESEPKSSATAEQLEPESRVRGKVIHVHRDSVFVDLGGPNQGVLPSRQFATPPEVGTVVEGVVVRFNAEESLYELSVVGGAVDVGDWSQVAEGMIVEARITGHNKGGLECDVSKLRGFIPMSQIAPYRVEHPEQFVGQAMVCLVTEVDPERRKLVLSRRSMIEREQAEAKEKMLAELAPGQIREGIVRSLRDFGAFVDIGGVDGLLHVSQISWDRIKHPNEVLKEGQKIRVKIDKINPETHKISLSYRDLMENPWKTAASKYAVTSIVRGTVSKLMDFGAFVRLEAGVEGLIHISELAHQRVFRASDIVSEGQEVEVKVLSVDPDAQRISLSLKALQARPEPKKKAEPEQEEAPPLPSPSKRSVPLKGGLGRGTGGAFGLKW, encoded by the coding sequence TTGGTAACCGCTCTCGAAACGACGACCGCAGCCGCGCCGGCCACCGACACTCCGGTCGTTGAACCGCAGGCGCCCGAATCCCAGGCCACCGCTCAGCCCGAGCTGGCCCCGAAGCCAATGCAGCTTACGCCCGGCAAAACGGTGCGCAAGCTCGAGCGGCCGCTGCGGCCAGAGGAAAAAGTGGCCGTCCCCAATCTCCGCGCCGAACTGCCTCCAGAGCTGGCCGACGAACTTGAAGCGTCGCTCGGGGGCATGTCGATCGACGAATTGATCGAAAGCGAGCCCAAATCCTCGGCCACGGCCGAGCAGCTCGAGCCCGAATCGCGAGTGCGCGGCAAGGTGATCCACGTGCATCGCGACAGCGTGTTCGTCGATCTTGGCGGCCCGAACCAAGGCGTGTTGCCGTCGCGGCAATTCGCTACTCCGCCCGAGGTGGGCACGGTGGTGGAAGGCGTTGTCGTTCGCTTCAATGCCGAGGAGAGTTTATACGAGCTTTCGGTCGTAGGCGGGGCGGTCGATGTCGGCGATTGGTCGCAGGTGGCCGAGGGAATGATCGTCGAGGCCCGGATCACGGGGCACAACAAGGGCGGCCTGGAGTGCGACGTGAGCAAGCTCCGCGGCTTTATTCCCATGAGCCAGATCGCGCCCTATCGGGTCGAGCATCCAGAACAGTTTGTCGGGCAAGCCATGGTTTGCCTCGTGACCGAAGTCGATCCGGAGCGCCGCAAGCTGGTGCTCAGCCGCCGCTCGATGATCGAGCGCGAGCAAGCCGAGGCGAAGGAAAAAATGCTCGCCGAATTGGCCCCGGGCCAGATTCGCGAGGGGATCGTCCGCAGCCTGCGCGATTTCGGAGCGTTCGTCGATATCGGCGGCGTCGACGGCCTGTTGCACGTCAGCCAAATCAGTTGGGACCGCATCAAGCATCCCAATGAAGTGCTTAAGGAAGGCCAAAAAATCCGGGTGAAGATCGACAAGATCAATCCCGAAACGCACAAGATCAGCCTCTCCTACCGCGATCTGATGGAGAATCCCTGGAAAACCGCGGCGAGCAAATACGCCGTCACGTCGATCGTGCGAGGCACGGTGTCGAAGCTGATGGACTTCGGCGCGTTCGTGCGGCTCGAGGCCGGCGTCGAGGGCTTGATTCACATCAGCGAACTGGCCCACCAGCGCGTGTTCCGCGCCAGCGATATCGTGTCGGAAGGGCAGGAGGTCGAGGTGAAGGTGTTGTCGGTCGATCCGGATGCCCAGCGGATCAGCCTCTCGCTCAAGGCCCTGCAAGCCCGGCCGGAGCCGAAGAAAAAAGCCGAGCCGGAGCAGGAAGAAGCCCCACCACTCCCGTCGCCCTCGAAGCGCTCGGTCCCGCTCAAAGGCGGCCTCGGCCGCGGAACCGGCGGTGCCTTTGGGTTGAAGTGGTAG